A stretch of DNA from Oryza brachyantha chromosome 9, ObraRS2, whole genome shotgun sequence:
AAAGTTCTGATGACCAATTGCCTGGCGAGAAAAAAGTGTCTGATGACCAATCAACAGCCAACTTGAACAGTGCTCCCAGAGAACGAGTGCAATCTTCTGATGCTACAGCAGAGAGTCCACAGGCTCATGTAGAAAAAGATGGTGAGGCAGTACGTGCCAGTGAAGATAAGGCTACACATAATGATACTGAACAAAGCATGCAAGTATCTAAAACAGAAGAATCTAAACCTCCCCCGGTCAATGTGACACAGGCACTAGATGCTTTAACTGGATTTGATGACTCAACTCAAATGGCTGTCAACAGTGTATTTGGCGTTATTGAAAATATGATTGACCAGTTTGAGAAACAACATGAGTCTGAGAATGAGGACAAGTCTGATGGAAGTACAGTTGAAACTCCTGTAAATAAGACAGAGCCTCAAGTGACAGGTGATGAGAACAATGAGTCAATTGGGAAATCCATAAATCCATCATCTTATCAACCAGAAAATAACATTTCTGGAAAAGGTCATTCAATCATATATGAGGATCACATGATTGGCGACAAAAATTCGAATTTAGGTATTATATCGCCggctaaagaaaaaatagaaaattatcaAAGGAATAGAATTACAGACTATGTGGATGTAGATGTTACAAAGCAGGGCAGTGGCTCGCCTGACTATTTATTGGATATAGCTATTAACTCTTATTTGAAGGCACAGTATGCTATTTACCTTCACCAATTTCTTTCCACACAGTTGAAACTCAAGCCACCATATTCAAATTCAGCAACTGATCTTTTCCTTGATCCACATGAGGGTAAATGGAAAATAGCAGATCAAATGGACAGTACACATGACTATAATTCTAAATCTGACAAAGATTGCAGCTTTACAGAAAATGTTGACCTTTCTGGTTCCTCGCGAGAACCATTTAGAACAGGCAATGTTTCTACTCCCTATTTGGTTCTGTCAGATTTTCCAGTTTCCAGGGGCAAGGCAAATGAATCAAACCAAACAGTAGCAACCAATTTACCTGATATTGCTTTGAGGGAGACACTCACAAGTTTTATCCGAGATGAATTAGAAAATGCCCTCAAAATTGAAGTTGGTCGCAAAGTAGGGATAACAAACACTGAGCAACTTGAAAGAACTCTTGCACATGATGTGGAACGTCTTGCTGCTCAAGTTTCCAGAGCTGTTGTGCTTAATTGTGAGTTATACTCAGCAGCATGTGTGCAAAGAAACCCAACATCTGTGAAATTTGGTACAACTCATGGAGAAAATGTTATCGAAGCAGTATCAAACGCAATTCAGCAATCTCATGATCTGAGAAACATTCTTCCAGTGGGTGTCATAGTTGGTGTTACTTTAGCATCTTTGAGAAATTACTTCTACGTTGGTATTTCTAAGCATGACCAACATATGAAAACCACTGCCAAGTCAGGAATTTTACATGAGGATCCTGATTTTAAGAGCCCTTCcttgaaaaaagaagaaagtacAGATAatatttccttaaaaaaagaagaaaatgtaAATAATGCTTCCttacaaaaagaagaaaatgcaAATGAAGCTTCCTCAAGAAATGTAGAAAATGCAGATCACTTTATTGAGAAAACTGGTGCGCACAAAGTTCAGGAAATCACAAGGTCAGAGGGTCAAGGTATGATGGTTGGGGCTGTCACAGCTGCCCTGGGTGCTTCTGCTTTTGTAGCACATCATCAAGTGAGTAATCAATGCCCTAAAATTCCTCCTTATTTGTAAGTTCAGTTGTGCCCTCTTAATGGTTTAGATTTATTGCCTGTTTTGGTGTTTTTATCATTCTGGTCATGTCTAAAAGTATCCAGACAagacaaatatatcatattttgaCATTCTTATTTTATCCCTGAATTCTTTTCTACACAAATGAATGTTCCAGTCTTGGGTTAGTATTTAATTTCCCTTGCATAAGTCGCACGGGTCCTTGAGATGTACAAGCATTTTGGGTAAACATATTTGATTAATCTGTGGTTCCTAATTTGTACTTCTGgaacaattttttatttccttttgagaaatcacataatttttttatatttcagcAAAAGAAGGTTGATAATATGGATAGCTCAACTGCATCAGATCAGCATAGGCCCGATGAAACTGCACAGGAGAAGAGCCAGAACAACTTAGTAACCAGTCTTGCTGAGAAAGCCATGTCTGTTGCATCTCCTGTAGTACCCACAAAGGGTGATGGTGAGGTTGATCATGAAAGGTCTGTTTAATACTACAGTGGCTTCTGATCCCGTTCTTTCTTGAATACTCTTAccatattttacttttacaaGCAGGCTTGTCGCAGTTCTTGCTGAACTAGGACAAAAAGGTGGTGCATTGAGATTTGTTGGGAAAATTGCTCTACTCTGGGGAGGTATCCGTGGTGCTATGAGCTTGACCGATAGGCTCATCTCATTCTTACGTATCAGCGAACGTCCCTTATTTCAGAGGTGAGTTGTCCTAATTAGCaccattaaaataattttagtagAGACAAAGGGAGGCATATAGTCCAATAAAGGTACCATGCCAATTTTCTTGTGTATTGATAATTTGATAATCATCTGTAAAGAGGATGGGTTTAGGGTTCAAGTAATTCATATACTAAAAAGGGAcatactccatctgtttttttatttgacgatGTTGACCtttagatttatgtttgaccattcgtcttattcaaaaaagtatataatatataattattttgttatgatttgatttattactaaagaaattgtaagaatgacatataattttgcatatttgcacataatttttgaataagacgaatggtcaaatatccaaaagtcaatgtcgtcgaataaaaaaaaattggagggagtatttcaaATGGTGTCTTCATCAAATGGATTAGTTTAGTAGAGTATGCCAATTTAAAAAAGGCTGGAATTGACATTGTTTTTGCTTGCAAGCAGCATGCTGTTTTGATAAATCTGGTGTCATGtgcttcatttattttattgctaAATGTACAGAGGaggaatataaattttcttttgttttttatgaaaccCAGACCCAGGTAATTATTAGGTATGAAACTGGCATACTGTAGTCATATAGAGTAAAGAGACAAATCATTGTCTTCTATTCTTTCTACCATTTGATGGTTCATTCATGCTCTACAATGTTCTTCTGTGGTCTACAATTGTGGATTCTTCTGGTTCTTGTCATTGATGAAATGTTTGTGTatttgcaaaacaaaacaaatacacAGTCGATTTGTTGAGTAGAAACAGCTACtccaataataaatcataatttcttttataatgaAATGGTTGGTTGAAATAGTTCTCATACtggaattttatatgaaaattgctGTTGCCTGTTACAACCTTTATGGATCAGTAAAAATTCTGTTAAACATATAATACCTTTTCATGGTGATTTTATCTTATGAGGTATTGAAGTTATTAACATCTGCTTGTTCAAATTCTTAGGATCATGGGATTTTCCTTCATGGTACTTGTGCTATGGTCTCCTGTTGTGATTCCTCTACTGCCAACACTTGTACAAAGTTGGACAATAAGTTCTTCAACAGGAATTGTTGGATATGCCTGCATAGTTGGACTGTATGTGTCTATAATGATACTTGTCATATTATGGGGTAAAAGAATACGTGGCTATGAAAATCCAGTTGAGCAATATGGGATGAATCTTGCATCTGCATCAAGGGTATGAATCGCCTTGCCTATCTAACACTAGGTCTTGTATACAAATGATTTGTATAATGTTcccatcatatatatacatataaactgtCATATTTGATTGCAGGTACAAGAATTTTTTCAAGGTCTTGTTGGAGGTGTAACAGTTGTTGGACTAGTGCATTCAGTAAGCATTTTACTTGGGTTTGCAACTTTGCGAGAAGGTTCATATTCACTCTTGGCTAGGCCATTTGATCTTCTCAAGTCATCCAGTAATGTACTGTTGCTAGCTCTTAGAGGGTTTGTCACAGCAACTAGTATTGCTGTGGTGGAAGAAGTCGTTTTCAGATCATGGCTTCCAGAAGAAGTTGCTGTTGACCTTGGCTACTACAGTGCCATTCTGATATCTGGGGTGGCCTTCTCTCTTATTCACCGGTATGTCTGTTGTGACCACTATCACTTGTGTTATTTCACTGCTTTCTTATTTAGCAGTCAGAACATGTTTTTAGAGAGGGGAACATGATTGATATTACTGCTGGTAAATCCTGAAGACAAATCATCTCTAGGTTTGGAATGTAAAATGCACCAGTCACTGATTTGACATGGGAGACGTAGGCATTGGATACTTAACATCGCCTGGTGAGTGGGTGGGGAAGCTTAATGAGGATTGGGGATTGACAGGAATGAGAATGAGCGATGAGTGGGATATTGAATTATTAAACCATATCAATGCTAcaaatatgaattatgatAGTTCACCTCATTAACAAGCAAACTTGATAGCTTTCTTTGGCAACCTTAACAGATAATTCAAATGAAATAAGTCCTACACCCAATTATTTGTTAGTCGATGGATGTTTTCCCATGATGCAATTATGCGACCAAGGAACAAAGAATGTTTAACATCCTTGAAATTCATGGCAGGTCACTACCTTCGGTACCAGGCTTCTTGCTACTTTCACTAATTCTTTTTGGACTTAAACAAAGGACACAAGGGAAGCTTGCTGCACCAATCGGCCTTCGTTCTGGAATTATGACCGCTAGTTATCTGATACAATCCAGTGGTATTATTCAAACCAAACCTGGTACACCATTTTGGATGGTCAGCACTTACCATCTTCATCCGTTTGATGGTGTAATTGGCTTAAGTATTTGTGCATTACTTGCTATCCTTCTCTTCCCCCAAGAACCTGTGCAGAAGGATACTTTTGTATCATGAGAAGAAAACAAGTGATCTTGATGTATTGCTGCTTCATAAAAGGATGCAATCATCGTTGTACGAAATTTGTGTGAGGAAAGAACTGCTCTAGCTAGCATACCAGTTACGCTGCAGCTCCATGTTCAGAGGGAAGCACCCAGTTACCTGAAGACTGAAGAGGTTCTGCCGATGCATCAACTTTATGCTTGTACAGTTGTACTTGGGGCATCCCTGTTCATGTTCGCAAACTTGTACACTACTGTGTACTGTTTTCtggaatatatatgaatcaagGTTTAATCTTCCCAAATAGGGATTGTTTCGTCCATTCATTATAAGGTATGTACCTTAGCTTCAGTTAAACCAAATTTGCATAGTTCTAAATTGCTAACTCTAAAGTGTTGCTTTGCATGCAGGttgaaataataaactaaCCAAGTTGGTGGATATGCCCTGGGAGAGGAACTAAAATACTAAATACTGCTAATATAGAAGCTGATACATTTTTCATCTTGCCGAGTAGCCTTGCTGAGCTCACTACAGATTACGAAATACAGATGAGTAGATGACTAGTTGACTTTTTAGGTCGTGTCTGTAAGTAGTACATAGTCTGTTTCTgccatttttgttttaaatctTGAACAAGGAATCATACCCAAGTTTTgaggtataaaattttggccaACACATATTGTAACTAGAAAATAGCTCCAGGAGAGTTAGCTGTCGTCACCTAGAATTGTGCATCCTTTTCCCTGATTATATGCTCAGTGCTAACTGTAAATGAAATGGTTAAGACCATGTATAGACGAAAATTACTGTGATTACAAGATAGCCATGCATGAATACATTATAGCCCTATATTTTTGGCTTGGGCAGAGAAGTCCTATATTTTCTGTTCATGATACTTTTGATTCATCCCTAACTGTATAGTGTATAGTTTTGAACATGAGCGTGAAATCTACTCAGTTCCTAAACTTGTTAGTCGTCTAGAACTCAGTTATCTCAACTAAGAATATATCAAAAATACAAACTCAggtctaaaaatttattagtGTGTCGTCTCAAATCCACTATCATGTTTCTTCTTAAAAGATCATTGTACTCTCCTTAAGAACACCTAGCTCTatagattattattttttgactcATTTTACATGCAGAAAATGATTCACTTTACTCTaatgctattttttatttctctctatAATAGTCATAATTTGCACTAAAAGTTTGTTAGTACAATATATGCGTTACAACTTATGTCTCACCGAGCTAGGTGTTATAGTGAAATAGTTCGTCTCGCCGATCTTCTTTAATTCTAAAACTATTTATATAGGTTGAAAGCACCTTATAATGATTTAACCATTAACATTTTAAAGTTGTAGCATATAGtcacaaaaaatgaaaatgtttttataccTGCTAATGGTGTCATCtatagctaaaaaaattcaacttaAAATACAACTTATGTTAACAATAGCAACCAAAAAAGATGTTACGAAGGAGTGAAGTGCACTACTTTCAATAGCTTAGGGGATAAATGAGTCAAAATTAGTTTAAGGGGATAAATGTGCCAAAATTAGTTTAAGGGGTTAAATGTTTCAATTGGGGAgtaaaatgatttttcttcttctcttaaAATAAGAGTGGTCGTCACATCTCATCTCTCTATCTACTAGGTGGGGCCAATCTTCCATCTCCATTTGCTCCCCTCTCTAGTTGACACCTCAATATCGCCTACAATTACACTGTCTTGAGAGAGAGGGCATGCCTTGTCAATTTTCCTCCTCGTTGATAGCCATAGCCATCACTCAAGACGACCTTACATGCAGtagccctcccctccctttTCTTAACCATACGTCAACCATTTTATTGCCTAGTTGGCACTGACACATAGGAAATATGCTAGCTAGATTGATTAATGCTTGAGTCGTTCTTTTAGATGTTTAATTAACTCTGCCCTAATTAATTACACCCACAACttgataaatagaaaatatgtgtatgtttGCTATTAGGATAGAGGAGAGACAAAGGGGATATAACAGACAAATCAACGTCACTTAGGAGTCTAGAGAGGATATGATAATTTTGGACATAGGGTTATACATTTTTACTGTTAAGATCTAAATCAGTACTTCCAAAACTAGAATGGTTTGGTTGCCAagcatatttaatttgtaataagCATGTAGTAATAAAGGTTGACGCACTTGCCAAATTAAGATTATTAGACCCTTAGCCATACTATTACAAGCCTATAGGACTCTCATGAACTTTTTTGAGTGACATAGGATCTATCTTACTTAAAGAAACTATTATCATAACTATATCTATAACCAAATTGTTAATAACATTGGACAgccaaaaagttaattattcccgTAAAGTACGGGTGACAAACACACACGATTGGTGTGTTCACTTATGCACTAAATGATGAATTGGTTCAATCGTATTTAAGGGTGTAAGTGGACTAACCTACCAACCCACCTATAGGCCAATTAAGTAGGTAACCCACCAGGTTACCTACTTAATTGATCTGTAAGTGGACTTGCGGGTTGGTCCActtaggccagtctcaatgcatatttTATGGGGTGTCATGTATATTAAATAAGTCTTACATTAGTAAAATTATTGACTTGATAGTGTCATTAAATAAgagagtttcatgagatgatACAGGAGTTTTATCtcataaaacttttttggCTTGGTTATCTAATTTAAAGTGTTGAAAACTATACCATGAAAATATACATTGCGACTGACTTTACACCCTAATCGTATTTAGGTTTTCGTTGACCAAATGAAACAGCCGATTTTATTTcttagcagaaaaaaaaatacacatccTCCGCGCCACGTGGATCGGACGGTGCATGATGTGCCACGTGGCCGTCTCTCTTTTGCTCTCAGCAGAAAGGCGCCTGGCCGCGCCTTCGGCCACGTGGCGAAACCGTCAGCTTGTGTTCGTCTCCGCTCTCGCCTCGCTCCGACTGCTCCGCTTCCTGCCTtccccatggcggcggcgccggcggcggctcaccTCCTATCCTCCCCGCCCTCCGCCTCTCCAGCGcacccctctcccctccctcctcatGCCCGCCCCCGCACGCGCCGGGCCAAGGCTGTCGGAGCCCTCTCCTGCCGCGCTTCGCTGGGCCCCGACGGCTCCCTCGCCGCGCTTGCGCCCTCTGTACCCAGGGTGGAGCCCCGGAGGAGGCCGTACCTGCGGGAGCACTCCTGCCTCGTCTTCCCTCCGCTGCGAGGCCGGCGCCCGCTCGCAGTCGTCAAGTTCCTCGGGGGCGCCTTCATCGGCGCCGTCCCCGAGGTCACCTACAGGTGATTGGGACTTTGGATCCAATACACGACGGGGGGCATCCTCGGCGGCTGctccggaggaggagagagagagagagattgggGGTTTTCTGATGTGGCGTCGGTTTTGCTGGTGCTGTTGCTCTGTTGCAGCCATTTCCTGGAGCTCCTGGCGCGGGAGGGCTTCCTGGTGGTGTCCGTGCCGTACAACGTCACCTTCGAccacgaggcggcggcgcgggaggtCTTCGAGCGGTTCCACGGGTGCTACGACGCGCTGCTCTCGTCGGGCCTCCCGGAGGCCGGGCTGAGCGCGCTGGACATCGCGGAGCTCCCGCTCTACTCGGTCGGCCACAGGTGATCTGACCACGGGGTGTTGCACGCCACTTGTTCGATGGTTTGCCATGGAGGAgaatatttcaatttttttatcgatggtttaaatattttgtgatggtTTACAGCAACGGTGCGCTGCTTCAGCTGTTGGTGGGGAGCTACTTCTCAGAGAAGATACCAAAGGTTCACATAAACACCTGTTTTAATCCAACTGAGTCAGGAGAATTAGGATACGGAATTCAAATAAactttttgtacaaaatttgataacaatGATGCTTAGTTGATTGATTCTAATCATTTTAGGCTAATGCCATTGTCTCGTTCAACAATAGGCCGGCTTCAGAGGCTGTTCCATACTTTGAGCAGGTATTTAATGTGCTTTGTAACATATTGCATCGCTCTCGTCTTATTATGAGCAGGAGTAGCTATTCTGTTCCATGCATTACAGTTTCAGACTACTTGAAATAAGAGACATGCTAGTTTCGTGAATTGAAGTACTGAACAAAACTCGGTTGCAACCTAATGGCTAAACAAAAATCAAGTATTGATTTTTCAATGTCGCTTTCAGGTTGAGCATTGTGATAGCTTCTTTTGTTGGGTTTACACAAGTTTATGGAATCTTAAAAACATCTTGgcattttacaaaataaatcgGTCAGTGAATATATATTTCCGATAAGATTAGATGACATGGACACTAAATTTTTCATAGTAGCTTCATGAATTGGgaagtataatttaattctgCATTTAAATGCCTGTAATTAAGAGAAAAGCATTGCGAAGACACAGCTGCAAGGATATAATTTTGAGAATGGCAAGGAAAATCAACCCTTCTTGATTGTAACTTCATAATAGAGTCAAATGGTTTTGATTGAAAGTTATTTGGCAGTTTCTCcctcatttattttttgttgcatgactattttttagcCAGTTTAAATGATGAAATATAGAATCATCTAGTGACGATGGTAATAAAGTATGTCTATCATGTAGAACATGCCAATGTCTCTTCCCTCATGCCTTGCTTTGTACCCTGCATATCCATGACTTGCTTTGTACTGAACATGTAGAGCACCTCCCTTCAGCTAGGCCACATAATTCATTTTCCTTGCATGGAAAATGCACCTGGTTTGATAGGCAATGACTACTCTCTCATGCCTTTGCTTGGATAGAGGTTCTCTCTTGAAAAGGAGTTGACATGGAGCTCAAAACCCTTACTTTTACGAAAGTTAGTTGTGTGGTTGCAATAATCTAGTGCATTTTGAAGTCCAAaagatattttagtataaatgtGTACCTGGAAACTTCATACATAACCTGTCTAAACATTTGTTAACGATGAGTAAGAAGCAATTCCCTAAAATGAAAGAACAAAGTGTCTGCAAAGTAAGTGCAATGCTGTGTTGATGTACTTCATCCCAACAGACATTTTGTGCTTAGAGCGGATTTCAGTTTAAATTGTTACTGCATACTCCTGCTTCCTGGATTTTTGCGCAGATAGGCCCCCTTTTTAGTCAAGTAATGCCTATGATGAAGGCATCACCTGTTTACTCTGCAGCCAGAAATGCATCAGGTTACTATTCATTTTAGCTGTGCCTTCTTATGATTCATCAAAATGCTTCCTGGACCTTTATAGTAAGATGTGGTGCCATGGTCTTGTAGGAGATGCATGGAAGGCCCTATTTGATTTAGCTGAAGGCTTTATACAAGTGTATGATCAAGAAGCTATGGTATCCCTGAGCAAATTTGTCGACCAGTTACCATCAGTAATGAATCAGGTACCATATGAATCCTAGTTCTTTCATTTTATAACCATGCTTTTCTAAAATGTTTGATCCATAAAGCTTTTTTAGGTCTGCACATATCTGTTTCCTATGTTATTTACAGGTTACAGAAGGTGTATCTGAATTCAAACCAACACCACCTGAAAACCGTGAATTCTGCAAGAATTCCTACAGTGTGCCCAACACACTATTGGTAGGTTTGGTGAACTTCTCTTTGCTTTGGTAAATCTCTGTCCGTTCTAATCAGCATGTATTGATTGCACTGTAGGTGAAATTCAGCATTGATGCTATTGATGATACAGACATAGTCGAAGATGTCTTGAAGCCCCGGGTGGATTCAATTGGTGGACAAATAAAGAAAGTCATACTGTCAGGAACACATCTAACTCCATGCATACAGGTAAGTTTTGATAATTTTCCTCTCAAATTATATGATGCATCCAGTGCTGGCACAGTTATACAAACTGCTATATTTTTGGAAGACTAAATATGTTACTGTTAGGGTCAATCCACCACCAattacaagcaaatttttaggGTCATTCATAACCAGTTGTTCAACTTgtcattgtataaaaaataactagtcTGTTCTGATAGACATTATCATATATCCATGCATTATTTGTATCCATGTCTCCTGCACTAACTGAAACTCTACTACAGGATGTGAAATGGCAGATTGGTTCAGAGTACACACCAGCAGATGCTCTAGCCCAGGGTTTGAAATCATTGGCTCTCAATGAAACTAGGGTCCTCTCAAGAACTATTGCTGATTGGTTTAGATCTCTTTAAATGTTTAGTCACGATGTGCATTCATTCAAGTTTGCATAGCTGCTTACAAAGGTACGCACTTACACTACAGTATCCGTAATTCACatatagccaattcatacttATTCAGACTTCTACACCAATCTAGACCATTCCTTTCATCACTCATGAACTTgccacattttgtttttttgttttgcacaCTCCTTGGCTTTAGTATGAATAGGATTAGCTCTTTTAGTCAGTTAACTTTGGCACATGCATCCGAAATGTTTTGTCACTAAAGTACTTCACGCCTTGCTGATGCAATCATATAGGACCGCTGTGGCAAGGAGACATTGGAGTACAAAATTTACTAGGAGTCATGCATTTGGGCTGAGTCGAGTTTGTCATGCATGCTCACCCACAGGCCGTACTAAAGATATCTGATCAAGATTGGGAAGGTTGGGCCCAAGTGTTTCCCTTGGACTCTAGTTACAGCACAGGTCATACAATGCATTTAACCCATGGTCCAACAAAACATAATCCTGTCTCAGGTATGGCACCAGCAAGGCCGAGATTGGCCGTATATTTCTCACAACACACATGCAAGCCTGTCTATGCATTGTATGTGTAACACAACACATGTTGAATACCACGTTGTATTTTCTCTACAGTCTCGCCATACATTGGATAGCTCTGTGTTACAGCCACAGCTGTTTATGTTGGCACTTGGCAGCGACGCTTCATGCTTGTGCGCCATGCAGCTCGTACGCCCGGCTTGATTTGGATCAGCAGATTGGTTTTGCTCAGATCAGTGGAGCGTGTCAGCCCTATCTTTTTGTctgtgcttatgcttataaaccaaaaaattttaaattattaacattaaatttgtagtaaattttaatatattttttttatcatagtttatttttcaaccttgttttttagttcactaaaacacatatataaaatcattatttctaaattattttttatttgtaagtgtcgtttaacttttttcctgaataagaaaaataatcatcccCATCCCCAGTAACCGTTGTTTAAGTTTTCTGGTTCTCTAGAAAATGTGGGGTGCAAATGATGTAACTGGACGTTTCTAAAGGCATTAAACTGCATTGTTTTCTCACACAAAAAACAGATGCTCATGCGATAGTTGTGAATTATTCATTAATAGCTCCAGTTCAATAAAGGTTATTGAGAGGTACCAGTTGTCTAGTCGTAAGCCGACCAAGCCTCAGAGAATCGGTCAAGTTCAGGATTGCTCAGGATTTGC
This window harbors:
- the LOC102719231 gene encoding uncharacterized protein LOC102719231, encoding MAAAPAAAHLLSSPPSASPAHPSPLPPHARPRTRRAKAVGALSCRASLGPDGSLAALAPSVPRVEPRRRPYLREHSCLVFPPLRGRRPLAVVKFLGGAFIGAVPEVTYSHFLELLAREGFLVVSVPYNVTFDHEAAAREVFERFHGCYDALLSSGLPEAGLSALDIAELPLYSVGHSNGALLQLLVGSYFSEKIPKANAIVSFNNRPASEAVPYFEQIGPLFSQVMPMMKASPVYSAARNASGDAWKALFDLAEGFIQVYDQEAMVSLSKFVDQLPSVMNQVTEGVSEFKPTPPENREFCKNSYSVPNTLLVKFSIDAIDDTDIVEDVLKPRVDSIGGQIKKVILSGTHLTPCIQDVKWQIGSEYTPADALAQGLKSLALNETRVLSRTIADWFRSL